From the Lathyrus oleraceus cultivar Zhongwan6 chromosome 4, CAAS_Psat_ZW6_1.0, whole genome shotgun sequence genome, one window contains:
- the LOC127138808 gene encoding serine carboxypeptidase-like 33 isoform X1 — translation MNVFLNFLCFFLLTTTFSLFIKSSQINAYESDRITDLPEQPSTPSISHFSGYINVNEDHGRALFYWFFEAQSQPSNKPLLLWLNGGPGCSSIGYGAAVEIGPLLVDKNGEGLLFNPYSWNQEANLLFVESPVGVGFSYTNTSSDLTILEDHFVAEDTYNFLVNWLQRFPQFKSKDFFIAGESYAGLVCVSGHYIPQLAELIFDRNKDRNTYFINLKGFIVGNPETENYYDSKGLLEFAWSHAVISDEQYEKAKQVCDFKQSQWSNECNQAMNDLYDDYSEIDIYNIYAPACRLNTTSSVTSNVDYRFKRMRIFGGYDPCYSSYAEEYFNRVDVQSSLHANTKTETSKISWKVCNASILRTYNFSVFSVLPIYTKLIKDGDLKIWIYSGDADGRIPVMGTRYCIEALELPLNSTWRPWYHNNQVAGRIVEYEGLTYVTIRGAGHLVPLNKPTEALSLIHSFLTGEHLPTTR, via the exons ATGAATGTTTTTCTGAATTTCCTATGTTTCTTTCTTCTAACTACCACTTTTTCCTTGTTCATCAAATCATCTCAAATAAATGCTTATGAATCTGATAGAATAACTGATTTACCAGAACAACCTTCAACACCATCAATCTCACACTTTTCAGGTTACATCAATGTCAATGAAGATCATGGAAGGGCACTTTTTTATTGGTTCTTTGAAGCTCAATCTCAACCATCTAATAAGCCTCTTCTTCTCTGGCTCAATGGAG GACCTGGATGCTCCTCAATTGGATATGGTGCTGCTGTTGAGATAGGACCTCTTTTAGTTGATAAAAATGGTGAAGGACTATTATTCAACCCATACTCTTGGAATCAAG AAGCAAATTTGTTATTTGTGGAATCTCCGGTTGGAGTTGGATTTTCTTACACAAACACTTCTTCTGATCTCACCATTTTAGAGGATCATTTTGTTG CTGAAGATACCTATAATTTCTTGGTGAATTGGCTACAAAGATTTCCACAGTTTAAATCCAAGGACTTTTTCATCGCCGGAGAAAGCTATGCAG GGCTCGTGTGTGTTTCAGGCCACTATATCCCGCAGCTTGCAGAGTTAATCTTTGACAGAAACAAAGATAGAAACACATACTTTATTAATCTTAAAGGTTTTATT GTAGGGAACCCGGAAACTGAAAATTACTATGACTCAAAGGGGCTTCTAGAATTTGCATGGAGTCATGCAGTTATATCAGATGAGCAATATGAGAAAGCAAAACAAGTTTGTGATTTTAAACAATCTCAATGGTCTAATGAATGCAATCAGGCCATGAATGATCTCTATGATGATTACTCAGAAATTGACATATACAACATTTACGCACCGGCATGTCGATTAAATACTACATCCTCCGTAACAAGTAATGTCGATTACAGGTTCAAGAGAATGAGAATTTTTGGAGGCTATGATCCTTGTTATTCCTCATATGCAGAAGAGTATTTCAATAGAGTTGATGTTCAATCATCTCTACATGCTAATACTAAAACAGAAACCAGTAAAATATCATGGAAGGTTTGCAA TGCTTCCATATTGAGAACATACAACTTCTCTGTTTTTTCTGTCCTACCAATCTACACCAAACTCATTAAGGATGGTGACCTTAAGATATGGATTTACAG TGGTGATGCAGATGGTAGAATACCTGTGATGGGAACACGTTATTGTATAGAAGCTCTTGAATTACCTCTAAACTCTACTTGGAGGCCTTGGTACCATAATAATCAG GTTGCAGGAAGGATAGTAGAATATGAAGGATTGACATATGTGACAATAAGAGGAGCTGGACATTTAGTGCCTCTAAACAAACCAACTGAGGCCCTATCTCTTATTCATTCTTTTCTAACAGGAGAACATCTTCCTACTACACGTTAA
- the LOC127138808 gene encoding serine carboxypeptidase-like 33 isoform X2 — protein MNVFLNFLCFFLLTTTFSLFIKSSQINAYESDRITDLPEQPSTPSISHFSGYINVNEDHGRALFYWFFEAQSQPSNKPLLLWLNGGPGCSSIGYGAAVEIGPLLVDKNGEGLLFNPYSWNQEANLLFVESPVGVGFSYTNTSSDLTILEDHFVAEDTYNFLVNWLQRFPQFKSKDFFIAGESYAGHYIPQLAELIFDRNKDRNTYFINLKGFIVGNPETENYYDSKGLLEFAWSHAVISDEQYEKAKQVCDFKQSQWSNECNQAMNDLYDDYSEIDIYNIYAPACRLNTTSSVTSNVDYRFKRMRIFGGYDPCYSSYAEEYFNRVDVQSSLHANTKTETSKISWKVCNASILRTYNFSVFSVLPIYTKLIKDGDLKIWIYSGDADGRIPVMGTRYCIEALELPLNSTWRPWYHNNQVAGRIVEYEGLTYVTIRGAGHLVPLNKPTEALSLIHSFLTGEHLPTTR, from the exons ATGAATGTTTTTCTGAATTTCCTATGTTTCTTTCTTCTAACTACCACTTTTTCCTTGTTCATCAAATCATCTCAAATAAATGCTTATGAATCTGATAGAATAACTGATTTACCAGAACAACCTTCAACACCATCAATCTCACACTTTTCAGGTTACATCAATGTCAATGAAGATCATGGAAGGGCACTTTTTTATTGGTTCTTTGAAGCTCAATCTCAACCATCTAATAAGCCTCTTCTTCTCTGGCTCAATGGAG GACCTGGATGCTCCTCAATTGGATATGGTGCTGCTGTTGAGATAGGACCTCTTTTAGTTGATAAAAATGGTGAAGGACTATTATTCAACCCATACTCTTGGAATCAAG AAGCAAATTTGTTATTTGTGGAATCTCCGGTTGGAGTTGGATTTTCTTACACAAACACTTCTTCTGATCTCACCATTTTAGAGGATCATTTTGTTG CTGAAGATACCTATAATTTCTTGGTGAATTGGCTACAAAGATTTCCACAGTTTAAATCCAAGGACTTTTTCATCGCCGGAGAAAGCTATGCAG GCCACTATATCCCGCAGCTTGCAGAGTTAATCTTTGACAGAAACAAAGATAGAAACACATACTTTATTAATCTTAAAGGTTTTATT GTAGGGAACCCGGAAACTGAAAATTACTATGACTCAAAGGGGCTTCTAGAATTTGCATGGAGTCATGCAGTTATATCAGATGAGCAATATGAGAAAGCAAAACAAGTTTGTGATTTTAAACAATCTCAATGGTCTAATGAATGCAATCAGGCCATGAATGATCTCTATGATGATTACTCAGAAATTGACATATACAACATTTACGCACCGGCATGTCGATTAAATACTACATCCTCCGTAACAAGTAATGTCGATTACAGGTTCAAGAGAATGAGAATTTTTGGAGGCTATGATCCTTGTTATTCCTCATATGCAGAAGAGTATTTCAATAGAGTTGATGTTCAATCATCTCTACATGCTAATACTAAAACAGAAACCAGTAAAATATCATGGAAGGTTTGCAA TGCTTCCATATTGAGAACATACAACTTCTCTGTTTTTTCTGTCCTACCAATCTACACCAAACTCATTAAGGATGGTGACCTTAAGATATGGATTTACAG TGGTGATGCAGATGGTAGAATACCTGTGATGGGAACACGTTATTGTATAGAAGCTCTTGAATTACCTCTAAACTCTACTTGGAGGCCTTGGTACCATAATAATCAG GTTGCAGGAAGGATAGTAGAATATGAAGGATTGACATATGTGACAATAAGAGGAGCTGGACATTTAGTGCCTCTAAACAAACCAACTGAGGCCCTATCTCTTATTCATTCTTTTCTAACAGGAGAACATCTTCCTACTACACGTTAA